A genomic stretch from Caloenas nicobarica isolate bCalNic1 chromosome 3, bCalNic1.hap1, whole genome shotgun sequence includes:
- the DLK2 gene encoding protein delta homolog 2, which translates to MLRSFCLQLMSLVWILLAHHQLAQGDDCSERCNLAHGCCDQDGSCRCDPGWEGEYCEECVRMPGCLHGTCHQPWQCICHPGWAGKFCDKDIHICEHQSPCQNGAQCIYDRDGEYSCLCPEGFHGKDCGMKTGPCEKAGSPCKNGGQCQDDNGFASNFTCRCLAGFVGALCENDVDDCLMRPCANGATCHDGINRFTCQCQVGFEGRFCTININDCASQPCKNGAKCYDRINDYDCLCPDRFTGKTCEISVPEPTWAPHYYPANHENDGMVKSTTSETPGVTQPEPVRTMVTGRRVANHSEKEPGGGLLKISVKEVVTQRDSGLSEAQLVMVLVFGVLTAALVLITVLLMLRNWHRGRQRSNWCQSPSQAARKLQDQECQVGMLNTILVEPRKTTEL; encoded by the exons ATGCTCAGGAGCTTCTGTCTCCAGCTCATGTCCTTGGTTTGGATCCTCTTGGCCCATCACCAGCTTGCCCAAG GTGATGACTGCAGCGAGCGCTGTAATCTCGCCCATGGCTGCTGCGACCAGGATGGGAGTTGCAG GTGCGATCCAGGCTGGGAGGGCGAGTACTGCGAGGAGTGTGTACGGATGCCGGGGTGTCTCCATGGGACTTGCCACCAGCCTTGGCAGTGCATCTGTCAccctggctgggctgggaagTTCTGTGACAAAG aCATACACATCTGCGAACACCAGTCCCCATGCCAGAACGGGGCTCAATGCATCTACGACCGAGATGGGGAATATTCCTGCTTGTGTCCAGAAGGCTTCCATGGGAAGGACTGCGGGATGAAGACAGGGCCATGTGAGAAGGCAGG GTCTCCATGCAAGAATGGAGGGCAGTGTCAAGATGACAATGGCTTTGCCAGCAACTTCACCTGCCGGTGCCTCGCTGGCTTCGTGGGGGCTCTCTGTGAGAATGACGTGGATGACTGCCTGATGCGTCCCTGTGCCAACGGTGCCACCTGCCATGATGGGATCAACCGCTTCACCTGCCAGTGCCAGGTGGGCTTTGAAGGACGTTTCTGCACCATCAACATCAACGACTGTGCCAGCCAGCCGTGCAAAAACGGGGCAAAGTGCTATGACCGCATCAATGACTACGACTGCTTGTGTCCCGACCGTTTTACGGGCAAAACCTGCGAGATCTCTGTCCCCGAGCCAACCTGGGCTCCCCACTACTACCCTGCGAACCATGAGAATGATGGGATGGTGAAAAGCACCACCAGTGAGACACCAGGGGTGACACAGCCAGAGCCTGTCAGGACCATGGTCACGGGGCGGCGCGTGGCCAACCACAGCGAGAAAGAGCCGGGGGGAGGGTTATTGAAAATCTCTGTGAAGGAGGTAGTGACCCAAAGGGACTCGGGACTGAGCGAAGCCCAGCTGGTGATGGTGCTGGTGTTTGGGGTGCTGACGGCAGCACTGGTCCTCATCACTGTTCTGCTAATGCTGAGGAACTGGCACAGAGGTCGTCAGAGGTCGAACTGGTGCCAAAGCCCTTCACAGGCTGCAAGGAAACTCCAAGACCAGGAATGTCAGGTGGGCATGCTCAACACCATCCTGGTTGAGCCCAGGAAGACAACGGAGCTGTGA